The sequence CGGGGTGTGGCATCTGCCTCAAGGAGCATTTCTACAACCTTTGTTGCCTCTACCACAAATGAAAACTCCACCTCTGAACACTGAGTTAGAATGGCATGAttgtaaagaagaaaaggggggtgggcatggtggcttgcacctgtaatcccagcactttgggaggctgaggcaggcagatcactgaaggccaggagttcgaggccagcctggccaacatggcgaaaccccgtctctactaaaaatacaaaaattaaccacgCACAGTTGGTCACCCTATattcccaacactctgggaggccaaggcaggcacctGAGGTCAGTAcactaagaccagcctggccaacatggtgaaaccccgtctctactaaaaaatgcaagttggccgggcacaggagctcacgcctgtaatcccagcactttggaagatcgaggcgggcggatcacaagatcaagagacagaaaccatcctggccaacatggtgaaactccatctctactagaaacacaaaaattagccagatgtggtggcacgcgcctgtagtcccagctacttgggaggctgaggcaagagaatcgcttgaacttgggaggttaaggttgcagtgagctgagatcatgccactgcactccagcctgggcaacagagcaagactttgtccaaaaaaaaaaaaaaagcaaaagttagctgggcatgggtggcacacatctataatcccaagtgtttgggagactgaggcagaaaggtcacctgagcctgggaagttgaggctgaagtgaaccaagatcatgccactgtactccagcctgggcaaccgaagtgagaccctgtttcaaaaacaaaacaagccgaGTGCATGCActcatgcatgcctgtaatcccagctactcaggaggctgaggcagaagaattacttgaacccaggaggctgaggttgtagtgagtcaagatctcaccactgtcctccagcctaggcaacacagcagaactccatctcaaaaacacagaaaaagaaaaccacaatttGGGGAGGTAGATATCTGGTTCCCTGAACTGTCTGGGTATGGACGGCCCTCCCATTGGGCTGGGACAGGACGCTGATCTCGGATAGCACACGCCTACCccagtctgccacctgccaggatCTCCTTCGCGATCCAGCCCAGGGTAGGCAGGGGACACTCACTCGATGTAGTAGCCGGCAGATTCCAGGTAGGAGGCAGGCTCCTGGCCAGACCACATCACCACGGCAGGGTGATTCTTGTCTCTGTGCACCAGTTCTTCCATCACCCACACGTAGTGATGTACAGACACATTGTTGAAGAGCTGCCAGGGGGCCAGGAGGGAAGGGACGGAGGGTCACAGTGTGGCCCGCAGGCTGGCCAGGCAGAGCAGCTGCGTGGTGGGGACTCATAGCAGCACCAGGCCCACAGTGGGACACTCATCAATGACCACAATCCCATACTGGTCACACATCTGCAGCACCTCCTCTGTGCAGGGATAGTGGCTGGTGCGGAAGGCGTTGGCACCAAGCCAGTGAAGCAGGTTGAAGTCCTTCACCAGCAGCAGACAGTCGAAGTCCCTCCCTCAGATCTAGGGGACAGCAGTCAAGTGACCCATCCCTGTCAAAGCTGCACTTCCTCCAAGAGCCAGGACCCCTCCAAGAGCCAGGTCCCTGGAAAGCCACCCGATGAGCCCCCTTCTCCAGCCCAACCACCAGCTCCACAGCAGGGTGGTTTGGAGCCATTTGCCTCATTACCCTTAGCTGCCACAGGGAAGCTCATTTGCCTCATTGCCCTGAACTGCGGGACACAGGGAAGGCGAAAGTGGAAGGTGACCAGAAGCAGCCCCCACGAGGACCCAGGAGCCCCAGTGCACGCCTGCATCCTCATGCTTGTTGACACTGTGGAAATAGAAAGGTTTCCCATTGATGAGGAACTGGCTCTCGGTGACAGCCACAGTGCGAATCGCCACAGCGAGTGTGTAGAAGTCAGAAAAAGGCCCCAGTGACGTCTGTGCAGTCAGCCACACCTACGACAGCCAAAGCGCCAGGTGTGAGCACCCTGACAGCCTGAGCCCCatctggcctggcctggcctgcagCAGGAAGACCCCCAGTGCACCCCAGCAGCCGCCTCGGGGCCTGCAAGCAGAGAAGCAGCAATCAGAGGCTCTGCCCTTTCCTGGCTGACCCTGGGACCTGCCCTTCAAAATTGGGCCTTCTCCTTGACCAgacgaggtggctcatgcctggaatccccacgctttgggaggctaaggcaagaagatcacttgagtccggttcaagactagcctgagcaacagggtgagacccccaactctacaaaaaacattttgttttgagacaatctcactctgtcacccaggatgaagtgcagtggcatgatctcaactcaccgcagcctctgcctcccaggtgcaagtaattctcctgcctcagcctcctaagtagctgggattacagatgcccagcaaattttcatattttagtagaggcagagattgaagtgagccaagatcatgccactgtaccactccatcctgggtgacagcacaaaactctgtctcaaaatacaaaacaaaaaaaacatgtttttggccaggcacagtggtcacacctgcaatcccaacacaccaacacagggaggctgaggtgggaggatcgcttgagtccagtagttcaagaccagcctgggtaacatagggaaaCCACATCTTccctaaaaataacaaaaattagctgggcatggtggtgcttgcctgcaatcccagcagccccaggtacttgggaggctgaagggggtggattgcttgagccaggagtttggggttgcagtgagctacaatcttGAGGCAGAGTAGGTAGTCAAGGAACTGACCGTGTCCTTCGGAAGTGCCAACCATGGCACTGAGATGACGTGTGATGTGTGAACAAGCATGTACAGCTACAACCCATGTGCAGCCAGAAGATGACCCAGAACGTGCTTAGAGTAACACCTCTTCCAGCTCCTTAGGAATTCATCATGGAAGACTCCCAGAAAGGGAGTTTCCCCACTGATAATCAGCGCTCTCTCATCCTTACCAGCAGCCTGCCCTGAATTCTCTCTCTCAGGGTGAAGCACATATTTGCTACTTCActgtgttttttgagatggggtctcgctgtctcagcctcccgagcacctGGGATTATATAATTGAGTgttgctatctcagctcaccgcaacctccacctcctggatttaagccaTTCTCTcatctcaacctccctagtactggaattacaggcacacgccaccacacccgcctaatgttgtccaggctggtttgaactcctgagctcaagtgatccacccacctcagcctcccaaagtgctgggattacaggcatgagccactgtgcctgggctatTCTGCACTTCACTTGCAAAATACTTTTCCCTTTACAATAAATTGCTCTATGCTGCATCACCTTTGCTGTATGATTcttatttaaattctttatttattttaattatttattctttttgaaacagggtctcaccatgttgcccaggctggtctcgaacttttgagctcaagagctcaagtgatccgctcaccgtggcctcccaaagtgctgggatgacaggcattagccaccacacccagcctaaattctTTGAAACTGACAACTGCGGCCCCACAATAGCTGTCAATCATTGCACCactgccatccagcctgggcgacagtacaAGGCCTCCTCTCACAAAAGGAAAaggatatattaaaaaaaaaaaaaaaaaattaaatttttttttcttaaagacagggTATCCCAgtcatgcacggtggctcacacctgtaattcttgcactttgggaggccgaggcaggcgagtcatctgaggtcaggagttcaagaccaatcaggcctacacggtgaaaccccgtctctactttaaaaaaatacaaaaattagctggatgcagtagaaggtgcctgtaatcccagctaccacttgggaagctgaggcaggagaatcacttgaacttgggaggcggaggttgcagcgagcccaaGAGTGCACCAGTGTCCTCCAGTCTGGGCtcctacagagtgagactccagctcaaaaacaaatacaaataaaaaagacagggtctccctctgttgcccagaccagagtgcagtgacgtggtcacagctcactgcaccctcgacctcccaggctcaactgattctcctgcctcagcagctgggactaccggcacgcatcaccgtgcctggcaaatttttaaattttttgtgctgatggtctcgctatgttgcccaggctggtcttgaactcttggcctgaagtgatcctcctaccaaGTCCTCCTTACAaagagctgggatgacaggcgtgagccaccgcacctggccagccgAAGCTGCCTGTTCTTTGAGCACGATGTGTAGCAATGGGAGGTAGAGTGAGAGCAGCACCGTGGGGAAGGGACAGGACTGCCACCCTGAGCTATGTGACGTTGGGCCAGACCCCTCTTCTCCAAGCGAGATCAACCACATAGGTGATCTTGGGAGCTCGTGCCCACTCAGACAGCCTGGATTTTAGTTTCGTAGGTGGATGGGAACCTGTGAAGGTTTAGAGATGCTGGGAGAATCTTTTTCCTGGGACAGCTTTCCAAACAGGGAACAAACAGAGTCACCCGGGGCCCCGCTGAGGGAGGATCCTACCAGAAGCTCTCACCACTGTCTCGCTCCACACCGGTGGTGACGGTGATGTTGATATAGGTGGTGGGTGTCGTGTACAGAAGCACAGACCGCTGCAGTCCCGCATAGTTGAAGAAGTCAAAGTCTGTGTTCTGGACAAAGTAACCCTTGGGATACCTAGGGCAGAAGGATTGTGGTTCGCTGGGCCCTTGCCATGGGTCTTTTGCCCTCAGCTCACTTGCCTCCCAGatcagggcctcctctctgcgaAGGCCACCCTGTCCCGGGCAGGAAGACCacagggtggggtgggaaggTGGGTGTGTGCAGTGGAGGCAGGATGGTACTCACTTGGAGTTGTCAGTCGTGTACGGATGGTCCCTGGTGGCAGGGTGGGGGGGCAAGCATGTTGTTGATGACGACAGTGACgcagaggcaggagggcagggaccTCACCCGGAACAGGCTGCTGCTGTCAGCCTTGAAGGGGAGGTAGCCCCTTTCATGCTCCAGCGTGTCGACCCCATTCACCCACTGCAGACATAGGAGATATGGGGAGGGAGTGGCAGGTCGGGGCATGAGGAGGGGGTCTGCTATCGGGCACTCCCTCACATAACCTGCAGCATGGGGCTCAGGGGCCTGCCAGCCAGACGGGAAGACATCCCAGTGGGGTAGATCAGGCCACCTATCCCCCTACACAGGGCACAACCCCCAGGGCAGGGTAAGGCCCCCCACCGTCCCACCCCAGGAGACAGGCTGTGGGTGGCATCCGAGGGTCCCATGCTGTTCAGCAGCTGTGCCCACCCACCCGCCCTACCTGCTCCTGGCCGCACTGACCACGATGGCATAGAAGTGGGCACTGCCAATCCTCAGCACCACTCTTGTGCACAGGTCCTGGATCCATCGCTCCCAGCAGGGTCACCTCCCGTTCGTAACACACCCAGCTGACAAAACACCACAGCCGCCAGTCCTGGCTGATGTCGATGAAGATGGAGGGAACCAGTATGTACAAGGTGGGGCCCGACTGTGAAGAGAAGGGCCGGGCTCAGCTCCTAGGCCCCCAAAGGGATCCGGGACCAGTGTGCTGCACAGCTGTGCCCCCAGGCCTAGCACAAGCCCTAACACATAGCGGGGACACCTGGCGGAAAAGACAGATAACTTGCTGATGACAGGTCAACTGCCAGTGCAGGTTGTACACCTGGACCAGTGGGGCCCAGAGATCCTCGTTGGAGCAGATGGAACCCAGTATCTCCCGAGACAGGGGTGAACCCAGGGGCACATCCCAGCCAAAGGCAAGAAGGTTCAGACCTGTGACTAAGATGCAAATGACCCACTGCCTGTCACAGGGAGGAAGGCTGGTTAGGGGGATGGGAGAGCTTTGCTTAGGACACTGTGAGTGAGGACCACGCTGGCAGCcagccctctcctctctttctcttgtaCTGAATACCACAAAGTCAGAAACAGAGGatgtaggctgggcacgggggttcacacctgtaatcccagcacttcgggaggcagaggcaggcggatcacaaggtcaggagttcgagaccagcctggccaatatggtgaaaccccatctctactaaaaatacaaaaattaattgagagtggtggcgggcgcctgtagtcccagctacttgggaggctgaggcaggagaatcgcttgaacccagaaggcggaggctgcagtgagccaagatcatgccatcgcactccaacctgagtgacacagcgagactctgtctcaaaaaaaaaaaagaaaaagaaaaagaagatgtaGATCAAGCAAACGCGGCCCAGACCTCACCAGATCCCACTTCTCTGCTGACCACATCCAAGTCAGGAGGGCAACAGGGGTGGCGTCCTTGGCCTGATGTCACAGTCTGTCCTCTATCTGAACCCTGAAAACCAAGGTACCTTCCCCCCTCAGCAGAGCTGACCTCAGAATGTCTAAACTGTCCCCTTCTCGCGATCCCCGGGCCCAGCTCTGTGTAGCGCCTGCTGCTCCGGCCTGacgagtggtggctcatgcccgtaatgaGCGCTTTGGGAAGTCAacctgggaggatggcttgagatcaggagttcgagatcagcctggataacgtagtgagaccctgtatcttaaaaaacaaaacaaaacaaaaaagttgatttctgttttgagacggagtctcagtctatagcacaggctggagtgcagtggcttgatctcggctcactgcaacctccgccttcctggtgcaagcaattctcctgcctctgtcccccaggtagctgggattacaggtgctcatcaccacgcctggctaatttttgtatttttagtagagacggggtttcaccacgttggccgggctggtgttgaactcctcgcctcaggtgatccgcccgccttggcctcccaaagtgctgggattacaggcgtgagccaccaagccccaccaagtttcttttctttgttttttgtttgttttaattaggCATGGCGGCCCCAGCTAACTtgcaaggctggggcaggagaatcgcttgagctcagaagttagGATTGCCCCACTccgctccaacctgggcgacagggccaaacccagtctcaaaaacatttcaaaaattaaaaatgaatgttaGAAAGGACACTGACCAGGCTCAGCCTTCGCCTGGGGACGTGGCTGGACAGGAgcgcttcctcctcctcctgcctcctccgcCCTGGCCCTTCCAGGTCCCCCTAGTACCCCCATACCCCCGTCCTCCAACCTGGCGCCCCCAAGCCCGTTGACCTTTAACCACCTCCGGGCCCCCAGCTCTGGGGCACTCAGGTGAAGGAGGCTGCAGGGCGCCGGGGCTTATGCCATTCCCAACGCAGGGCCTCCGGGCGCCTCTCGCAACGGTCGTGGGTACCTCTGCTCCTGGAAGCCCCCGAGTGGGTTGTCGGAGAGGTCGGCTTGGAAGCTTCAGAGGCCGTCCAGCTCCTTGCGCTCCAGTGATCGGCTCTCCCGGGTGTACAGCATCCCGCCCAGCAGCTCCTGCGGGCAGCCACACAACAGCCCCTGAGAGCCGCCCAGGACACCGCCACCAGCCAGGTCATACTTCCCGCTCCCTATCTTGTCAGCCAGTCTGAGAGGATGAGAGCGGCGCAGCGGGGAGGAGGGGGAGCCCAGCGGGCCTGTAGCGTGAGGCCCTCTGCGCCATGTTTGTTGAGGGTGAGTGCCAGGCCTGGAGGGGCGGGGCAGCGCCAGGCGCTGCTCAGTAGAACCTGTGGCTGGAATCCAGGGCTAGGCCTTTGGGGAAGCGGGACCCCGACCCTCAGCTCCAGCCAAGAAGGGCGTCGTCTGCTGCCATCCCAGCAGAGGCTGGACCATCCAGGGCCGCAGGCCAGGACAGAACCCCTGAGATTGGTGGCATCCCCGTTTCTTCAAGGGGCACCTCCACTTGCTTTCTCCAGCAGGAATTGGAGCAGGCCCCAGCGGAGCCTCTTCCATGACTGCTGGATGCAGCCTCTTGCAGGGATGCACGTCCTTGAGAGGCGGCCGTAGCCTTGACCCTGGACCTCTGGGACCCCGACCCTAACCAAAGGGACAGAAACTCCTTCTTGGCTTTGAAGATACATGAAGATACAGGGAgagaggccaagtgcagtggctcacgcctgtaatctcagcactttgggacgctgaggtgggcagatcacttgaggccaggagttcgagaccagcctggccaacatggcgaaaccccctctctactgaaaatactaaaaaaaaaaaaaaaaaaggagccaggcatggtagcaggcgcccgtaatcccagctactcaggaggctgaggctggagaatcactcgaacccaggaggcgaaggttgcagtgagccgaggtcataccactgcagtccaacctgggtgacagagcaagaatctatctcaaaaaagaaaaaaaaaaaaaattgcagggaGAGGGTGCCCTGCGGGACCCCACTTTACTCCAGTAGGGAAGGCACCGTGTGGAAGGGTAGAGGAAGAGATCTGGAGACAGTAAAAGAGACATAGGTTTATTAAGGGGACTTTCACACAGGTGCAGTGGCTGTGGCTGGACATGAGAACCACTACGTTTGTAAAAAGCAAGCAGCTTCCATAACATTTTCACCTAGCATCCTCGACCTGTTACCGGTGGAAGGTATCCAAGTTCCTGGTGGTGAATCTATACACAACTGAaacaacctcaattcttgcctcctcagaagaaagaatttaactGAGGGTCATAAAGTAGAAACCAGATAGAGGCAAGCTGCAGAGCAGgagtaaaattttattaaaaagcagGCCAggaacaggcatggtggctcatgcctgtaatcccagttctttgggacgCTGAgaccagtggatcacctgagatcaggagttcgagaccagcctggccaacggtggtgaaaccatgtctctactaaaaatacaaaaattagctgggcgtgatggtgagtgcctgtaatcccagctacttgggaggctgaggcaggagaatctcttgaacctgggaggtggaggttgcagtgagctgagattgagccactgcattccagcctgggctatagagtgagagagtattaaaaaaattgttattaaaaaaactttagaacacgaagtaaaggaaagaaagaaagtacaacttggaagagggccaagcggtCGACCTGAGAAACCAAGTGCCCAGCTTGACCTCTTGACTCAGAGTTTCACAGGTTGGCATCCTTCCAGGATCTTGCCACTCCTGATTCCTTAGCTTGGGGCTCCGAATGGACTTTCTCCTTAGATCGTAAAGTCATTCTCAGGGTACACATCAGTTATGGCTGTCGGGTGCCTCTGCCATACAGAGGGGTCCCTCTGGTCCTAGGAACCTGGACTGGACACAGTTGTTTGTACGATTACTCCTCCACCCCTTTTCTCATGCTCGCCAAATCCACCTTCTGAGAATGGACCTTAATACTGGAAATAGAGTCCCCAGGGtagtgaaaataaatacattctagAAATTGACAAGGCCTAAAGGCTTTTTCCCAAATGtttatgctttcttattttctttctttaaaattttacttgtaTATTCCTTTAGTGAAATGCTTACATGCTTAAATTAGGATATAGTTCACTGTTTATGAGGCAGCTTTAGGCCACATTTAACAAATGTAAGAAAAAGTAGGATGCAAAAGTTTATACAGTATGTACAAATCATTAATTCAGGACGGGcttagtggctcacatctgtaatcccagcattttgggagggggaggcaggaggatgacttgagcccaggagttgtgaccagcctggacaacataatgagaccactgtctctacaagaaatacaaaaaaaaaacaaaaaaaaattacccaggcggggtggcatacacctataatcccaggtacatgagaggccgaggcaggagcattgatgaagcccaggaagcagaggttgcagtgagccaagattgtgccactgcactccagcccaggtgaagagtgagaccccatctcaaaaaaaaaagaaaagaaaagaaaagaaaagaaaagaaaaaataagactaAAGGGTGCCAGAGAAGatgccttcctttttcttttttttctttttttttttgagtctcgccctgtcacccaggctggagggcaatggcccgatctcggctcactgcaacctccacctacctggttcaagtgattctcctgcctcagcctcctgagtagctgggattacaggtgctcaccaccacacccagctagtttttgtatttttaacaaagacagggtttccctatgttaaccaggctggcctcgaactcctgacctcaggtgatccgcccgcctcggcctcccaaagtcctgggattacaggcgtgagccaccacgcctggccaattcaAACATTTCTTCCCTTTACAGTTGGCTAAGAAAGCAAAGCTTTATCTAAAACCTTGGGGTCAGCAGAAGGGGTGTTAAGTTTTTGCCTGTGAGTGTGATTCCCTCCAGGCCCCTCGGGAAGAAATTTGGAACGAAGAACTCCAGTCAGAGTTCAGTCCTCGGTTCACCCTTATCTGAGGTCAAAGGGAAAGCTGTCACCATTTTTCATCCGGTGGAGATCTACGCTTCCGAAAAACTTAGGGACAGGGACATTTGTCAAGATGTTATGTTTACTTTCAATAGGGGATCAAATATCTTGTGGCTCTAACCGACTTGGGTGGCTATTGTTCTGAGCTAttattacctttttctttttctttttttttttctgagacggagtctcgctctgtctcccaggctggagagcaatggcccAATCTAAGCCCACTCACTGCaccatccacctcccgggttcaagcaatcctcctgcctcagcctcctcagtagctgggataacaggcatccATTATcatacccagcaaatttttgtattttcagtacacatggggtttcaccatgttagccaggctgatcttgaactcctgacctcagttgatctatctgtcttgacctcccaaagtgctgggattacaggtgtgagccactgcacccagccaattacTACCTCCTCCTTATCAAGTTGCTAATTTACTTCTCAGGAATAGCCAGGTGCCCGGAGTTTCCCTTGAAGGCTAATGTGGTTCGGGTATGTACCCTCCGAATCTCATGATGAGATGTGATTTCCAGCCAGAGGCAGTGGCTCCACCTGTAAacccaccacctcctcctcctccaattCCTCCAAttcctcctcctccaactcctcctcctccaactcctcctcctcctccaactcctcctcctcctccagttcCTCATCCTCCTACTCCacctcctccaactcctcctcctcctccccctcctcaatttcttttccctcctcctcctcctccatttctttttcctcctcctcctcctgtatttctttttcctcctcctcctcctccatttctttctcctcctccttttctttttcttcctccatttctttgtcctcctcctcctcctcacaggcatgagccactacacaaGGCCTGGCTGtttgtttctcctcctcctccatttctttttcctcctcctcctcctcctcctcctcctcacaggcaccagccaccaccacgactggcctggctgtttccttttcctcctttcctcctccggctcctcctccacctcccaaattgctgggattacaggcctgagccaccacacctagctatttcttcttctttttcttcctcttccttctcctcctccttcacttaatcttattttttattgatgtggagtctcactctgttgcccaggctggagtgcagtggtgcgatctcagctcactgcaacctccacctcctgggttcaagcctcccaggtatctgggattatcggcatccgccaccatgcccagtcaatttttgtccttttagtagagatggggtttcaccatgttggctaggctggtctcaaactcctgacctcgtgatctgtccacctccacctcccatagtgctgggattacaggcatgagccactgcgcccagccccctggttttttgtatttggtttttttttttttttccttgaaatggagttttgctcttgttgcccaggctggagtgcaatggcgtgatcttccctcactacaacctccacctcctgggttcaagcgattctcatgccttagcccgccgagtagctgggattacaggcacttgccaccatgcccgggtggtttttatatttttagaagagacaaggtttctccatgttggccaggctggtcttgaactcctgacctcaggtgatccgccctccttggcctcccaaagtgctgggattacagctgtcagccactgcgctgggcctaCAGCTCATTTCTTACCACAGAAATCTTTGCACCTCTCCACAAAATTGCCATCAGGGATGTCCCCAGAAACCATTCATCCCAGGTGCCATGCAGAGAAGAGCTTCTCGTTCTCCTTTTCCCTTTACCTCTTCCCTCTCACCTCAtcttgttcattcactcatcccTTTTCCATTCTCACTTTTAAGCGTTAACCTTTCAAAAGCCTGTCTTCCCCTATAAGTAATGTATTGTAACTCCCGCCATCACCATATCCTTCTCCAACCCACCAAACTGCCATCCTGAGTTTATGGTAAGTCCATAAactaagaagaaaagggaaacattCATTGCAAATTTGGCAGCCCCTCAGTCACCCAATGTGACAGCACAGATCTTCTGGTCTTtgaagacaaatttttttttttaagacaggtgtcactctgtcacccaggttcaggtgcagtggtgcaatcacagctcactgcagcccccgaCTCCTGTGCTcggatgatccgcctgcctcagcctcccaagcagctggaactacaggaacacaccaccacacctagctaatgtgcttattttttgtagagatggggtcttgctatgcttaacagactggtctcaaactcctggcttcaagggatcctcccaccttggcctcccaaagtgctgggattacaggcatgagtcaccaggcCCGGTCTGAAGACTTTTAAATGCTACCATATTCAAGATGCGTTGAAACTCACCTGTGTTTGATGAGCCTGCTTTTTGCAAGTGAGTAATATAAAACACACTGAAATACCTTAAGCTTCTCAGACTTTGTACCTTCCTCTGGAATAATCAGTGCATCCCAAAAGTAAATCCATAATGAGGTCcagtttttccttcctccttggcTATGAAATAGACAAGAAAAAGGCAAGCTAGCCATTTCCATCTCACTGTAGGAGACTCTCCTGTTTGCTTTTTGACTGTATTTGGGAAGCGGGGGCCTGACTGCTTTCCTACTTCCTAAACACCACTTCTTTTACCTAGGAAATCCTCAGCGCAACTACATGGATTAAACCAGCTTCCTTCACTTTCTTTCCAATATTCTTACAACCAAAATATCCAGAAAGGGCAAGGCAACCTGAAAAAATGAGGACGGGTACATTATCCCATGAGCCAAACTGCCACTTACACTGGTTAGTCATGAAATCGGCAAAATTCCAGATGAGCTCTCCAACTAcgtattttctatgtttttgatCCAGACCCTGATACTGCTCTAGCAGACTGTTCTGGTTGTCTTCACTGAACA comes from Macaca mulatta isolate MMU2019108-1 chromosome 10, T2T-MMU8v2.0, whole genome shotgun sequence and encodes:
- the LOC698694 gene encoding LOW QUALITY PROTEIN: uncharacterized protein LOC698694 (The sequence of the model RefSeq protein was modified relative to this genomic sequence to represent the inferred CDS: inserted 1 base in 1 codon); protein product: MSHHSSGRSSRRYTELGPGIARRGQFRHSESGPTLYILVPSIFIDISQDWRLWCFVSWVCYEREVTLLGAMDPGPVHKSGAEDWQCPLLCHRGIPRVTLSRTQTLTSSTMRDCSGLCFCTRHPPPISTSPSPPVWSETVLFNNVSVHHYVWVMEELVHRDKNHPAVVMWSGQEPASYLESAGYYIENFTALIETDYQRWALLSSLSCRIYHIRFLLQHGSWTGPRCWPXGFLSKYNSLKHVFGNETQLTVLGQPKATPSVTLFPPSSEELQANKATLVCLMSDFYPGILTVTWKADGTPITQGMEMTTPSKQSNNKYAASSYLSLTPEQWRSHNSYSCQIMHEGSIVEKTVAPAECS